One Pseudonocardia abyssalis DNA segment encodes these proteins:
- a CDS encoding sigma-70 family RNA polymerase sigma factor yields the protein MDTPAVAIGGGLLHDEAGLRAAHREHAGELFRFVLRQLRDTGAAEDVVQEVFLRAWRSAGTFDAARGSVRAWLFAIARNLVIDHTRRRSVRPVQPVGAERLIALAGGDGGFDEATMTAWTVEEALRRLSDEHRVALVETYLRGRPYGEVSAELGVPVGTVRSRVFYGLKALRLVLDEMGVEL from the coding sequence GCCGGTCTGCGGGCTGCGCACCGGGAGCACGCCGGGGAGCTGTTCCGCTTCGTCCTGCGCCAGCTGCGCGACACCGGGGCGGCGGAGGACGTCGTCCAGGAGGTGTTCCTGCGCGCGTGGCGCTCGGCGGGCACGTTCGACGCCGCGCGCGGCTCGGTGCGGGCGTGGTTGTTCGCGATCGCGCGCAACCTCGTCATCGACCACACCCGGCGACGATCGGTGCGTCCGGTGCAGCCGGTCGGCGCCGAGCGGCTCATCGCCCTCGCGGGCGGCGACGGCGGCTTCGACGAGGCCACGATGACGGCCTGGACGGTGGAGGAGGCGCTGCGGCGCCTGTCCGACGAGCACCGCGTCGCGCTGGTGGAGACCTACCTGCGGGGCCGGCCGTACGGCGAGGTGTCCGCGGAGCTGGGCGTGCCCGTGGGTACGGTCCGCAGCCGCGTGTTCTACGGGCTCAAGGCCCTGCGACTGGTACTCGACGAGATGGGGGTGGAGCTGTGA
- a CDS encoding anti-sigma factor family protein translates to MTGGTHRTIREQLGAYALGQLSGDRWRAVHDHLGSCAACRADLDEIAPVAGLLGGARDRLGVDDLGPGPQPPPLPDSLIAEVRAAAPAVPAPQPRRPRRVLLAAAAAAGVLLAGGIGYLAGGSVGDVEFEQVAVRSLDPAIRAEAAVVPHTWGMEFTLTATGFDDGAAYAVTVTDDAGRVVGAGEFLGTGESEMRCNLNSSVLRADASLVQVTGPDGEVVLDAAV, encoded by the coding sequence GTGACGGGCGGGACGCATCGGACGATCCGGGAGCAGCTCGGCGCCTACGCGCTGGGGCAGCTGTCCGGGGACCGGTGGCGCGCGGTGCACGACCACCTGGGGTCCTGCGCGGCCTGCCGCGCCGACCTCGACGAGATCGCGCCGGTGGCGGGCCTGCTCGGCGGTGCCCGCGACCGGCTCGGCGTCGACGACCTGGGTCCCGGCCCGCAGCCGCCGCCCCTGCCGGACTCCCTCATCGCGGAGGTGCGCGCGGCCGCGCCCGCCGTGCCCGCCCCGCAGCCGCGCCGGCCACGGCGGGTGCTGCTCGCGGCGGCGGCCGCGGCGGGCGTGCTGCTCGCCGGGGGCATCGGGTACCTCGCGGGCGGCTCGGTCGGTGACGTCGAGTTCGAGCAGGTCGCGGTGCGGTCGCTCGACCCCGCGATCCGTGCGGAGGCCGCCGTGGTGCCGCACACCTGGGGCATGGAGTTCACGCTCACCGCCACCGGGTTCGACGACGGAGCCGCGTACGCCGTCACGGTCACCGACGACGCGGGCCGGGTCGTCGGGGCCGGGGAGTTCCTCGGCACGGGCGAGTCGGAGATGCGCTGCAACCTCAACTCGTCGGTCCTGCGCGCGGACGCCTCGCTCGTCCAGGTCACCGGGCCCGACGGAGAGGTCGTACTCGACGCCGCCGTGTGA
- a CDS encoding DUF6925 family protein — translation MDRTTDPALGPVRVLVEEHLALETSSWSAGAPGALARLTRTPGERAQRGPNSVVTARGGLRVVLPDDAIAVAYETPSSRDPMRWLHAVAFCVPDEDARCAGRRVVTELGPDSEALRPPDLSGTLFDLGLGAVAADVLVRTADPEAVEVLRAAVGRDAVSGGLLAQLTGAAPDVVVVTAAGRMEITAPGGGTGLRLRPAHVRQDPGPAAHLPVPDGWTSVLRLHPAHPAAEPDGQPVPFDPERDAAFRALLAEHGDPVLGVVAADVVDAVRAMRGPETMDLPGDPASRAAIAVTLRRLAFTDGTSGTLAAWRGHYGPTVELADPDE, via the coding sequence ATGGATCGGACGACGGACCCCGCGCTCGGCCCCGTCCGGGTCCTGGTCGAGGAGCACCTGGCGTTGGAGACGTCCTCGTGGTCGGCCGGTGCACCGGGCGCGCTGGCCCGGCTGACCCGCACACCCGGTGAGCGTGCGCAGCGCGGGCCCAACAGCGTGGTGACCGCCCGCGGCGGGTTGCGGGTCGTGCTGCCCGACGACGCGATAGCCGTCGCCTACGAGACGCCGTCGTCGCGTGACCCGATGCGCTGGCTGCACGCCGTCGCGTTCTGTGTGCCCGACGAGGACGCGCGCTGCGCGGGGCGACGGGTCGTCACCGAGCTCGGGCCCGATTCGGAGGCCCTGCGCCCGCCCGACCTGTCCGGGACCCTGTTCGACCTCGGTCTCGGTGCGGTCGCCGCCGACGTCCTGGTGCGCACCGCCGATCCCGAGGCCGTCGAGGTGCTGCGGGCCGCGGTCGGCCGCGACGCCGTCAGCGGCGGGTTGCTGGCGCAGCTCACCGGTGCGGCACCGGACGTCGTCGTGGTCACGGCGGCGGGACGGATGGAGATCACCGCGCCCGGCGGCGGCACGGGGCTGCGCCTGCGGCCCGCGCACGTCCGGCAGGATCCGGGGCCTGCGGCGCACCTCCCGGTGCCCGACGGCTGGACGTCGGTGCTGCGGCTGCACCCGGCGCACCCCGCCGCCGAGCCCGACGGGCAGCCCGTGCCGTTCGACCCGGAGCGTGACGCCGCGTTCCGCGCGCTGCTCGCCGAGCACGGCGACCCGGTGCTCGGCGTGGTGGCGGCCGACGTCGTCGACGCGGTCCGGGCGATGCGGGGCCCGGAGACGATGGACCTGCCCGGCGACCCGGCCAGCCGCGCCGCGATCGCCGTGACGCTGCGCCGGCTCGCGTTCACCGACGGCACGTCCGGCACGCTCGCGGCGTGGCGCGGGCACTACGGGCCGACCGTGGAGCTGGCCGACCCCGACGAGTGA
- a CDS encoding globin, whose protein sequence is MTDPQNFYAEVGGAPVFDKLVSRFYEEVAADDVLLPLYPEKDLGPAEVRLRMFLEQYWGGPRTYSDQRGHPRLRMRHNPYKIGPIERDAWLRCMRIAVDEAGFDDAHREQIWQYMTYAAASMQNSDF, encoded by the coding sequence GTGACCGATCCACAGAACTTCTACGCCGAGGTGGGCGGCGCGCCCGTCTTCGACAAGCTCGTCTCCCGCTTCTACGAGGAGGTCGCCGCCGACGACGTCCTGCTCCCGCTCTACCCCGAGAAGGACCTCGGCCCGGCCGAGGTCCGGCTGCGGATGTTCCTGGAGCAGTACTGGGGCGGCCCGCGCACCTACTCCGACCAGCGCGGACACCCGCGACTGCGGATGCGGCACAACCCGTACAAGATCGGCCCGATCGAGCGCGACGCGTGGCTGCGCTGCATGCGCATCGCCGTCGACGAGGCCGGTTTCGACGACGCCCACCGCGAGCAGATCTGGCAGTACATGACCTATGCGGCCGCGAGCATGCAGAACTCGGACTTCTAG